In the Roseofilum capinflatum BLCC-M114 genome, TTTGTCGTCATTTAGATGAGCGCTTAACCCAGATGGCGGATGAATTGGGCTTTACCTATACCCGCTATGCTGACGATCTCACCTTTTCTGCTTCCGGTGATTCCCTGAGAAATATCTGTAGAATTTTGCGCCGTACTGAATCCATTATTGACTATGAAAGTTTTACCCTTCATCCTGAGAAAACGAGAATTTTACGCCGCAAATCTTCTCAACTCGATGTTACCGGAATTGTGGTTAATGAAGGGTTAAATATAGACCGAAAAACCTTGAAGAAATTTCGCGCCACCCTACACCAAATCGAAACCGAAGGATTGGAAGGCAAACATTGGGGTCATTCGGGAAATCTGTTGGCTTCCATTCAGGGATATGCTAATTTTGTGGCCATGGTGAATCCAGAAAAAGGCGCTCAATTTCAAGAGCAAGTGAGTCGCATTCGTCAAAAGTATGGGCGAAAGTGACACAGTATGTCATTGCGAAGGTCGCGCAAGCGGAATGACGCAAACCCAACAATCCCGGTAGTTTTGGCGAAGGAAGAAACCCGGTTTCTGGGTGTCATAAATTTGGGAAAACCTGCCCCTACGGGGTTTGGTGTAGGGACATTGTGATGAACCCGCCCAACCCGATGTCGATACCATGATTTCCGGTGGGTCTATTGGTGGGGTGGGGGCGGGTTTACATTATTGATTTGTGGGTGTCCTAGATTTGGGTTTAACCCGCCCCTACGGGTTGTTTCGTAGAGGCGGTTCGCCCAACCTTCTGATTAAGACATGGCTTGAATCAGAAAATCAAAATAAGGAGCCGTTTCTTGAGCATCTTCTACACTCAACAGAGCTAAAGAGGCTTGCTTCAAGCAGCGCATGGCTTCTGCCATACCTGCTAGGGGTACGCCGAGGGAATTGTACATTTCCCGCGCACCTAAAACACCGATCTGGTCAATGGTCTCGGTGCTACCATCGAGAACCCCATAGGTCACCAGCCGCAAATACCAGCCATAATCACGGATACACTGATTCCGTTCCCTTGTACCAGAGGCATTACCCCCAGGTGCAATGAAATCAGGTCTTCTGCGCCACAGCTCTTGCGTGGCTTTATCGACAATCTTCTTTTCGTTTTCCGTGAGAGTGGAGGCAATGCGAGTGCGCTGTTCTCCGGTGGTTAAGAAGGCTTCAATATTTTGCAGTTCGCCTGCGCTCGGATAGCGCAATTCTTCGTCTGCATTGAGAATGACTTGAGTAACGACGCTCATGATTATGTTGGAATCCCTATCCTAAACGGAATATCAATATCCTGTTAGTTTAACTATTGGGTGGGACACAAGGGAAGAGAGACTTAACAAGATGCAAACAGAATCGAACTGGAAACAAGGTGAAATAGTGGAAATGGAGATCGCTTCCTTAAGCGATACGGGGGACGGAGTGGGACGGGTAGACAACCGGGTGGTGTTTGTGCCGAATACGGTTCCGGGCGATCGCCTCCGGGTTCGGTTACTCTATGTTAAGCCCCAATTTGCCAAAGGAGCGATC is a window encoding:
- the apcD gene encoding allophycocyanin subunit alpha-B translates to MSVVTQVILNADEELRYPSAGELQNIEAFLTTGEQRTRIASTLTENEKKIVDKATQELWRRRPDFIAPGGNASGTRERNQCIRDYGWYLRLVTYGVLDGSTETIDQIGVLGAREMYNSLGVPLAGMAEAMRCLKQASLALLSVEDAQETAPYFDFLIQAMS